In one window of Desulforhabdus amnigena DNA:
- a CDS encoding enoyl-CoA hydratase-related protein → MAYENILFEVKDGVGVLTFNRPKALNALNPKTLEEVESVIDATRKDENIRVLVLTGAGDKAFVAGADISEFPKMNPLQARMFAEKGQEVFFKLEQLPKPVLACVNGFALGGGCEIAMSCDFIYASDKAKFGQPEVNLGVIPGFGGTQRLARLIGRAKAKELCMTGEMIDAQQAKDLGLVAKVFPADQLMEETMKVAKLLSTRGQGVLRSIKQVVDRGMDVDLKTGCALEAEAFGVCFASQDAKEGVSAFLEKRKPQFKGSLES, encoded by the coding sequence ATGGCATATGAAAATATCCTTTTCGAAGTGAAAGATGGAGTCGGTGTTCTTACTTTCAACAGGCCGAAAGCCTTGAATGCTCTGAACCCGAAGACCTTGGAAGAAGTGGAATCGGTCATCGACGCGACTCGAAAAGACGAAAACATTCGAGTATTGGTGCTCACCGGCGCGGGGGACAAGGCCTTCGTTGCTGGAGCCGATATTTCTGAGTTTCCCAAAATGAATCCCCTTCAAGCCAGAATGTTTGCCGAGAAAGGGCAAGAGGTCTTTTTTAAGTTGGAACAATTGCCCAAACCGGTGCTGGCCTGTGTCAACGGGTTCGCACTGGGTGGAGGGTGCGAAATCGCCATGAGCTGCGATTTCATTTATGCAAGCGATAAAGCCAAATTCGGGCAACCGGAGGTCAATCTCGGTGTTATCCCCGGATTTGGTGGTACCCAGAGACTGGCTCGTCTGATAGGCCGGGCCAAGGCCAAAGAGCTTTGTATGACGGGAGAAATGATCGATGCGCAACAGGCCAAAGACCTTGGTCTGGTCGCAAAGGTCTTTCCTGCGGACCAACTCATGGAAGAAACCATGAAGGTGGCGAAACTGCTGTCTACAAGAGGGCAGGGGGTTCTACGCAGCATCAAACAAGTCGTGGATCGCGGCATGGATGTAGACCTCAAAACGGGATGTGCGCTGGAAGCAGAGGCATTTGGCGTCTGTTTTGCCAGTCAGGATGCAAAAGAGGGGGTCTCCGCTTTTCTTGAAAAGCGCAAACCCCAATTCAAAGGAAGCCTGGAAAGCTGA
- the sat gene encoding sulfate adenylyltransferase, producing the protein MIKPHGSKTLNPLYVMDPKIRAELAKEAIELPSIVVSSAAAGNAVMLGGGYFNPLTGFMNVADAMSCAEKMMTTKGIFFPVPILNMVKKEAARIKGAKRIALRDPNVAGQPVLAIMDVEDIEEVTADQMKFMTEKVYRTTDMEHPGVKAFNTVGNFAISGPIKVLNFSYFELDFPETFRTAYQIREEMQKLGWEKVVAFQTRNPMHRAHEELCRMAYNDVKADGILIHMLLGRLKPGDIPADVRDACIRKMVELYFEPNTVLITGYGFDMLYAGPREAVLHALFRQNCGCTHFIVGRDHAGVGDYYGPFDAQTIFTEEVPKGALEIEIYMADHTAWSKKLGRVVMMRDVPDHTKDDFILLSGTKVRAMLSEGQAPPPEFSRPEVAKILMAYYQSTVK; encoded by the coding sequence ATGATTAAGCCACATGGATCGAAAACGTTGAACCCGCTTTACGTTATGGACCCGAAGATACGCGCGGAATTGGCCAAGGAAGCGATTGAGTTGCCTTCAATCGTCGTGTCTTCTGCAGCAGCCGGAAACGCCGTCATGCTGGGTGGCGGATATTTCAACCCGCTGACCGGCTTCATGAATGTCGCGGATGCCATGAGCTGTGCAGAAAAGATGATGACGACAAAGGGGATCTTTTTCCCTGTTCCCATTTTGAACATGGTGAAAAAAGAGGCTGCTCGCATCAAAGGTGCCAAAAGAATCGCTCTGCGTGATCCCAACGTCGCCGGCCAGCCTGTTCTGGCGATCATGGATGTGGAAGATATCGAAGAAGTCACCGCCGACCAGATGAAGTTCATGACAGAGAAAGTCTACCGCACGACCGATATGGAACACCCGGGAGTGAAGGCTTTCAATACAGTGGGCAATTTCGCCATTTCCGGCCCCATCAAAGTGCTCAACTTTTCCTATTTTGAGCTGGATTTCCCTGAAACCTTCCGCACCGCCTACCAGATCCGTGAAGAGATGCAGAAGCTCGGATGGGAAAAAGTGGTTGCCTTCCAGACACGTAACCCCATGCACCGCGCCCACGAAGAACTCTGCCGCATGGCTTACAACGATGTCAAGGCCGATGGTATTCTCATCCACATGCTGCTTGGCCGCCTGAAACCAGGGGATATCCCTGCAGATGTTCGTGATGCATGCATCCGGAAGATGGTGGAACTCTATTTTGAACCCAATACGGTTCTGATCACGGGTTACGGCTTCGACATGCTCTACGCCGGTCCCCGCGAAGCCGTGTTGCATGCTCTCTTCCGTCAGAATTGCGGCTGTACCCATTTCATCGTCGGCCGTGACCATGCCGGCGTCGGCGACTACTATGGCCCGTTTGACGCTCAAACCATTTTCACCGAAGAGGTACCCAAGGGTGCACTCGAAATCGAAATCTATATGGCAGACCACACCGCATGGTCCAAGAAGCTCGGACGCGTTGTCATGATGCGCGACGTTCCCGACCATACAAAAGATGATTTCATTCTGCTCTCCGGAACCAAAGTACGCGCCATGCTTTCTGAGGGTCAGGCTCCTCCACCGGAATTCTCCCGTCCGGAAGTGGCAAAGATTCTCATGGCCTATTACCAGTCTACCGTAAAATAA
- a CDS encoding acetyl-CoA C-acetyltransferase, producing MQQAVIVSALRTPVGSFGKSLNSVPAVELGVTALKESLRRIPLEAEQIDEVILGNVLQGGLGQNPARQVAIHAGLPKEIPAFTINKVCASGLKSVFLAAQAVMLGDADVVVAGGIENMSRAPYVLNGCRWGQRMGDGKLIDLMILDGLWDAFNGYHMGITAENVSAKFGVSRQEQDEFALASQQKAEAAIKSGRFKDEIVPVEIPQRKGKPVIFDTDEHPRFGTTLEALNKLPPAFKPDGTVTAGNASGINDAACIIIVMSEKKAASLGLKPLAAIRSYASSGVDPSIMGIGPVRASQKALARAGWSPQDLDLVEANEAFAAQAIVVNRELGWDLSKVNVNGGAIALGHPIGASGARILTTLLHEMQKRDAKKGLATLCIGGGQGSAIVVERP from the coding sequence ATGCAACAGGCGGTCATTGTCAGCGCTCTAAGGACTCCCGTGGGCAGTTTTGGAAAGTCTTTAAACTCCGTTCCTGCTGTAGAGCTTGGAGTAACGGCTCTCAAGGAATCTCTGCGGCGTATTCCATTGGAAGCCGAGCAAATCGATGAGGTCATTCTGGGCAATGTGCTTCAGGGAGGTTTAGGGCAGAATCCGGCACGGCAAGTAGCCATACACGCCGGCCTTCCAAAAGAAATTCCTGCTTTTACCATAAACAAGGTCTGCGCCTCCGGTCTGAAATCCGTTTTTCTGGCAGCACAGGCGGTCATGCTTGGAGATGCGGATGTTGTCGTTGCCGGGGGAATCGAAAACATGTCCCGGGCTCCTTATGTCCTGAACGGTTGCCGCTGGGGACAGCGCATGGGAGACGGCAAGTTGATCGACTTGATGATTCTCGATGGTCTATGGGATGCCTTTAATGGATACCATATGGGCATTACCGCCGAGAATGTATCCGCCAAGTTTGGAGTGAGCCGTCAGGAACAGGACGAGTTTGCTCTGGCGAGCCAGCAAAAAGCCGAAGCCGCGATAAAGAGTGGAAGATTCAAAGACGAAATCGTGCCCGTCGAAATCCCCCAAAGAAAAGGAAAGCCCGTCATTTTTGATACGGACGAACATCCCCGTTTTGGAACTACTCTCGAGGCCTTGAACAAGCTTCCACCTGCCTTCAAGCCCGATGGGACGGTGACTGCGGGCAATGCTTCGGGGATCAATGACGCAGCCTGTATCATCATCGTCATGTCGGAAAAGAAGGCGGCATCTCTGGGGCTGAAGCCGCTGGCGGCGATCAGAAGCTATGCATCCAGCGGTGTAGATCCTTCGATCATGGGGATTGGCCCGGTGCGAGCGAGCCAGAAAGCATTGGCTCGGGCGGGATGGTCTCCTCAGGATTTGGATCTGGTCGAAGCCAATGAGGCTTTTGCCGCTCAGGCCATCGTTGTGAACCGTGAACTGGGATGGGATCTTTCGAAAGTGAATGTCAATGGTGGGGCCATTGCCTTAGGGCATCCCATTGGTGCTTCCGGCGCCCGCATTCTGACGACGCTTCTGCACGAGATGCAGAAACGCGATGCCAAGAAGGGGTTGGCGACCCTTTGCATCGGCGGAGGGCAGGGATCGGCCATTGTCGTGGAACGTCCATAG
- the aprB gene encoding adenylyl-sulfate reductase subunit beta, translating into MPSYVILEKCDGCKGQDKTACMYICPQDLMVLDKEKMKGYNRAPEMCWECYNCVKICPQQAIDVRAYADFVPMGASVVPLRGSEDIMWTVKFRNGQVKRFKFPIRTTPEGKANPLAGYATGTDDIKSPILCTEPASTGQDTLPTLK; encoded by the coding sequence ATGCCAAGTTATGTAATCCTTGAAAAGTGCGATGGCTGCAAAGGCCAAGACAAGACAGCATGCATGTACATCTGCCCCCAGGACCTGATGGTTCTCGACAAAGAGAAAATGAAAGGTTACAACCGCGCTCCCGAAATGTGCTGGGAATGCTACAATTGCGTTAAGATCTGTCCCCAGCAGGCCATTGACGTACGCGCCTACGCCGACTTCGTTCCTATGGGAGCTTCAGTGGTGCCCCTCCGTGGTTCCGAAGACATTATGTGGACCGTTAAGTTCCGTAACGGCCAGGTAAAACGCTTCAAGTTCCCCATCCGGACCACCCCGGAAGGCAAGGCGAATCCTTTGGCAGGGTATGCAACGGGTACGGATGACATCAAGAGCCCCATCCTCTGTACCGAACCTGCTTCTACTGGCCAGGATACCCTTCCCACCCTGAAGTAA
- a CDS encoding potassium channel family protein: MAEKYWMATTGRHVIVLILLSVLLIGFGTMGYIIIEGYPFVDALYMTIITLTTVGFGEVKPLDQNGRIFTILLIFLGAGFVAYNLAYFSQLFLDGDWLEIYRRRKLEKTLEQLKNHYIICGYGQMGQIIVRELQRYNVPAVVIENDDSLLLKIKEKGILYLAGDATEEENLLAAGIMKAKGLVSVVSKDTDNVFIVLTARDLKKDLYIFSRAGTQGSEKRLCKAGANRVVSPFAIGATRIAQNILRPTVTDFLELALSEEGMELSMEEFFLSDQSTLIGKKLIDSGIRSQYNLIVVAIKHHDGKMIYNPSPRQTLEAGDILVMIGPRENLRRFSSEL, translated from the coding sequence ATGGCGGAAAAGTACTGGATGGCGACAACCGGCAGGCATGTGATTGTACTCATTTTGCTTTCGGTGCTTCTCATTGGTTTTGGAACCATGGGATACATCATCATTGAAGGGTATCCCTTTGTAGATGCCCTATATATGACGATCATCACTCTCACGACGGTTGGCTTCGGAGAGGTAAAGCCGCTGGATCAGAATGGGCGGATTTTCACGATTTTGCTCATTTTCTTGGGAGCCGGTTTTGTGGCATACAATCTGGCTTATTTCAGCCAACTTTTTCTCGATGGCGATTGGCTTGAGATTTACCGGAGGCGTAAGTTGGAAAAAACGCTCGAACAACTCAAAAACCATTATATCATTTGTGGTTATGGCCAGATGGGGCAGATCATCGTGCGGGAACTGCAACGCTATAACGTGCCCGCTGTGGTCATAGAAAATGACGATTCACTCCTCCTTAAAATAAAGGAGAAGGGGATACTTTATTTGGCAGGGGATGCTACGGAGGAAGAAAATCTCCTTGCCGCCGGCATCATGAAAGCCAAGGGACTGGTATCTGTTGTGAGCAAGGATACGGACAATGTTTTCATTGTCCTTACTGCCCGAGACCTCAAAAAGGATTTGTATATCTTCAGTCGTGCCGGCACCCAGGGCAGTGAGAAAAGACTGTGTAAAGCCGGAGCCAACCGGGTGGTCTCCCCATTTGCCATCGGTGCTACCCGCATCGCCCAAAATATCCTGCGTCCCACCGTGACCGACTTTCTGGAACTGGCCCTCTCGGAGGAAGGGATGGAATTGAGCATGGAAGAATTTTTCCTCTCCGATCAGTCCACCCTGATCGGAAAAAAGCTCATCGATTCGGGAATTCGAAGCCAATATAATCTGATCGTTGTCGCCATCAAGCATCACGATGGCAAAATGATTTATAATCCCTCGCCTCGACAGACGCTTGAAGCCGGCGATATCCTTGTGATGATCGGTCCGAGGGAAAACCTGCGTCGTTTTTCCAGCGAACTTTGA
- a CDS encoding acyl-CoA dehydrogenase family protein, translating into MNFELTEEQQMIQDMARKFAEREIKPVAAELDRTHKHPADLVAKMGELGLMGVTIPEEYGGAGMDYICYVLSMIEISKACASCGVIMSVCNSLYNFPVNAYGTEEQKKKYLTPVASGQALGCYGLTEAGAGSDPAKMRTTAVLDGNEWVINGVKKFITNGNVAKYCVLAAVTDKSAGYKGISSFIIDFENTPGFRVGTVEDKLGINASGTAELVFEDARIPKENLLGKPGEGFKQMLTTLDGGRIGIASQALGIGYATLEEAIEYSKTREQFDRPISSFQAIQWKLADMATQLDAALLLTLRAAWLEQNHRPYEKEAAMGKLLASDVAMWAAVEGVQVLGGYGFCKDYPMERHMRDAKITQIYEGTNEIMRLVIARNLLKQR; encoded by the coding sequence ATGAACTTTGAACTGACCGAAGAACAACAAATGATCCAGGATATGGCTCGAAAGTTTGCTGAACGTGAAATCAAACCCGTGGCCGCGGAATTGGACCGTACGCACAAACATCCCGCTGATCTGGTCGCAAAGATGGGCGAACTCGGACTGATGGGGGTGACCATCCCCGAAGAATATGGGGGAGCCGGAATGGATTATATCTGTTACGTACTCTCCATGATCGAGATCTCCAAAGCGTGTGCCTCCTGCGGTGTCATCATGAGCGTCTGCAACAGCCTCTACAATTTCCCCGTGAATGCTTATGGGACAGAAGAGCAGAAGAAAAAATATTTAACACCCGTCGCCAGTGGTCAAGCCTTGGGCTGCTATGGTCTTACGGAGGCGGGTGCAGGTTCCGACCCGGCCAAGATGCGTACTACGGCCGTGCTGGACGGGAATGAATGGGTCATCAACGGGGTGAAAAAGTTCATCACCAACGGCAACGTTGCAAAATACTGTGTATTGGCAGCCGTTACGGACAAAAGTGCAGGCTACAAAGGGATCAGTTCCTTCATCATCGACTTTGAAAATACCCCAGGTTTCAGGGTGGGAACTGTAGAAGACAAGTTGGGAATCAATGCTTCGGGAACGGCTGAACTGGTTTTCGAAGATGCCCGTATCCCCAAGGAGAATCTCCTCGGAAAGCCCGGGGAAGGTTTCAAGCAAATGCTCACCACGCTGGATGGCGGCCGTATCGGTATCGCCTCGCAGGCGCTGGGCATCGGGTATGCCACTTTGGAAGAGGCCATTGAATACAGTAAGACGCGGGAACAATTCGACCGTCCCATTTCTTCTTTCCAGGCCATCCAGTGGAAGCTGGCGGATATGGCCACACAGCTGGATGCTGCGCTGCTTTTGACCCTTCGGGCCGCCTGGCTGGAACAGAATCACCGGCCCTATGAAAAAGAAGCCGCCATGGGCAAGCTGCTCGCTTCCGATGTCGCCATGTGGGCCGCTGTGGAAGGGGTGCAAGTTCTGGGTGGATACGGGTTCTGTAAAGACTATCCCATGGAACGGCACATGCGGGATGCCAAGATCACTCAGATTTACGAAGGAACCAACGAAATTATGCGGCTGGTGATTGCTCGTAACCTCTTGAAACAGCGGTAA